From the genome of Burkholderia cepacia ATCC 25416:
CGAACCAGCCGTTCGGGCTTTTTTTCGTCCCATGCAAACATCGGCGCGCGGTTTGCGCGCACCGACAGGGTTACGCGGGTTGCCTTGCGGCAGGTTGCGAGGTCGCGTCGGGCGGCGTGCCGCGCGGGCGCGCATCGGGCGCCGGCGCATGGACGGCCGATGCATGGCCGTGCCCGCGTGCGCAGAAGTGGCGGACGCGTTCGCGCACCGCGCGCAGGCGGGCGACGCGATCCTCGGCATGCGCGGCACGGGCTTCGGCAAGGCGTGTATCGAGGGCTTCGAGCTTGGCTTCGCAGTCGGCGCGGGCGGCGACGGCAGGTGCTGCGGCGGCCAGCATCACGGCCGCGAGGAAGGGTGTAAGTCGTTGATTCATCATGCTTGTTTGTTGTTTTCCGTGTTCGGCCGGTCTGGCGCGGCAAGGTCATGTGCCGCGTGTCGATGGGTGCCTCCCCGGGCGCTCGGTTCGCCTGGCTTGTCGGGGCACGACCGGATTTTGGCCCATTTCGGCCGCTGTGGACACGGGGAGCGGATTCCCTTTGACCGCGTTGCGGTATTTCCTTTATAATTCAGGGCTTTTCCGCATTCATGCCCACGGAAAAAGAACAGGGAGAGCCTGCACCGCGCCTCGAAGCGCACACAGACAAGCAGGAAGAACACATCGGGCAAAGCAATTTTTTTGGATCGATCATGAAGACGTTTTCCGCAAAAGCCCATGAGGTGACGCGCGAATGGTACGTGATTGACGCGACGGATAAGGTTCTCGGCCGTGTTGCCAGCGAAGTGGCACGCCGTCTGCGCGGC
Proteins encoded in this window:
- a CDS encoding DUF1090 family protein — encoded protein: MMNQRLTPFLAAVMLAAAAPAVAARADCEAKLEALDTRLAEARAAHAEDRVARLRAVRERVRHFCARGHGHASAVHAPAPDARPRGTPPDATSQPAARQPA